The Azospirillum baldaniorum genome contains a region encoding:
- a CDS encoding glycosyltransferase family 2 protein, whose protein sequence is MQHAVAGAPRLSVVVPCYNEAEGIGELHRRVSAACRAEVGESYELILVDDGSRDGTWGRIATLVRDDPAVTGVRLSRNHGHQLALTAGLHVCRGERILIIDADLQDPPELLTTMMARMDAGADVVYGTRMARDGETWFKKGTAALFYRLLDRLVDIEIPKDTGDFRLMSRRALEVLNAMPEQHRFIRGMVSWIGLKQEPLPYDRQARAVGETKYPLGKMIRFAVDAITSFSIKPLRAASYVGFFFALCALMALGYALVSWSQHATVPGWTSVMVVSLVLGSTQLLILGVLGEYLGRLYMETKQRPLFVVDRIARHPDAMAAQVAAQAAARAAAAEAGGQAVPDPVVVHLGTGIAAAAGAFSRIEAKSGANS, encoded by the coding sequence ATGCAGCACGCCGTTGCCGGGGCCCCGCGGTTGTCCGTGGTGGTTCCCTGCTACAACGAGGCCGAGGGGATCGGCGAATTGCACCGCCGGGTGTCCGCGGCCTGCCGCGCCGAGGTCGGGGAGAGCTATGAGCTGATCCTGGTGGATGACGGATCGCGCGACGGCACCTGGGGCCGCATCGCCACTCTGGTGCGCGACGATCCGGCGGTGACGGGGGTGCGGCTGTCGCGCAACCACGGCCACCAGCTCGCCCTGACCGCCGGACTGCACGTCTGCCGGGGCGAGCGCATCCTGATCATCGACGCCGATCTGCAGGACCCGCCGGAATTGCTGACGACGATGATGGCCCGGATGGACGCCGGGGCCGACGTGGTCTACGGCACGCGCATGGCCCGCGACGGCGAGACCTGGTTCAAGAAGGGCACGGCGGCGCTGTTCTACCGCCTGCTCGACCGGCTGGTCGACATCGAGATCCCCAAGGACACCGGCGACTTCCGCCTGATGAGCCGCCGCGCCCTGGAGGTGCTGAACGCCATGCCGGAGCAGCACCGCTTCATCCGCGGCATGGTGAGCTGGATCGGGCTGAAGCAGGAGCCGCTGCCCTACGACCGGCAGGCCCGCGCCGTCGGCGAGACCAAGTACCCGCTGGGCAAGATGATCCGCTTCGCGGTGGACGCCATCACCAGCTTCTCCATCAAGCCGCTGCGCGCCGCCTCCTACGTCGGCTTCTTCTTCGCGCTGTGCGCGCTGATGGCGCTGGGCTACGCGCTGGTGAGCTGGTCGCAGCACGCGACGGTTCCCGGCTGGACCAGCGTGATGGTCGTCTCGCTGGTGCTGGGCAGCACGCAGCTGCTGATCCTGGGCGTCCTGGGCGAGTATCTGGGACGGCTCTACATGGAGACCAAGCAGCGGCCGCTGTTCGTGGTGGACCGCATCGCCCGCCATCCGGACGCCATGGCCGCCCAGGTCGCTGCCCAAGCCGCCGCCCGGGCCGCGGCCGCCGAAGCCGGTGGGCAGGCCGTGCCGGACCCCGTCGTGGTGCATCTGGGAACCGGCATCGCCGCCGCCGCCGGAGCCTTCTCCCGCATCGAAGCCAAGAGCGGGGCCAACAGTTGA
- a CDS encoding GtrA family protein, which translates to MSGTEGRRRAVPWTAIRFALVGLLNTGVDFALFLALASLAGAPVLAANAVGYGAGVLCSFLLNRSWTFRLRRDAAPIARRLPLFLAFNLVGLALSTLVVGLLIPTVPPLVAKIAATAVTFAWNYWSSRRFVFAAPAANPLV; encoded by the coding sequence TTGAGCGGCACGGAAGGCCGGAGACGGGCCGTTCCCTGGACGGCCATCCGCTTCGCTCTGGTCGGCCTGCTGAACACCGGGGTGGATTTCGCGCTGTTCCTGGCGCTGGCGTCGCTGGCCGGCGCACCCGTTCTGGCCGCCAACGCCGTGGGCTACGGCGCCGGCGTGCTGTGCAGCTTCCTGCTGAACCGCAGTTGGACCTTCCGCCTGCGCCGCGACGCGGCGCCCATAGCCCGCCGCCTGCCGCTGTTCCTCGCCTTCAACCTCGTCGGGCTTGCGCTGTCCACGCTGGTGGTCGGTCTGCTGATCCCCACCGTTCCGCCCCTGGTCGCCAAGATCGCAGCGACCGCCGTCACCTTCGCCTGGAACTACTGGTCCAGCCGGCGCTTCGTCTTCGCCGCTCCGGCCGCCAATCCCCTCGTCTGA